Part of the Rhodothermus bifroesti genome, AGCATGCAGGCGTCGTGACGTCCAATCCAAAAACGCAGCAGGCCCGCCCCAGAGGAGCGGACCTGCTGCGTCCCCATCCACGAGAACACGGGCCTTGCGTGTTCGGGAAGAAGTATCGGCTGCAGGTCCTAGAGACTTAAGCAGGCGTACGCGAAAAATCATTGTAGCGCCTGTTGGTACAATCGCTGCAAGGCAGGAAGCGCACGGCGTACCATTTCTTCAACGCTGAGCTTCGGAGGACGCTGAACTTCGTACAGCTTGCGACAGACCAGTTCTAAAGCCCCTTCTAGACCATGGGCTTCAATGCTGCGGCTGGTAGAGTGACGACGGCCTTCTGCATCGGTCCAGTAACCTTGCACGTAAGGACGCCGCTGCCCTTGGCGCGTCATTTTCATGCTAAATCCGACGCCTACAATACCTGAGCGATTGATTGCCGCTAATGCTTTCTGACGGGCTTCTGGGGTACGCAGGCGCAGGGTGGGGTCAATGGGAGGGGGCAGTTCCTCCAACAGGCGGTCGCGGTAAGCTACTGCTGCCTCAAAAGCTTTTTCTGGAGATCCGTATTTGCTGTCAGAAAAAAACTGCGAGTAGGATCGGTTTTGACGTTGTATGCGGACCTGCCAGCCATGTGTTTCGCGCACATCAATGCGAAAAACATTGCGCGCTTTTCTACCGCCTTTAGTGTTCGACATGGGAGCGCCTCCTTATGCTAACCATCTGGACGTAGGGTAGAGTGGAACAAGGAGATCGTGGCGGGGACTGACAAATTTACAGACAATATCGCTGAGGTTCAATGCTGCTACAAAAAAGTCCATCTGTAAAATGGAATCGATCCCAAGTTTACATGCACAGTAAGGACTTGCTTCTACAAGATTATCTTTAAAAAAGGCTAAATAATTTTAGGGCAAATGCGTTTTTATTGGATTTTAGGGCTAAGCCTTTATGGTCTCGTAAGCGCCTGTCACTTGAATGAGCCTGCCTACCGGGTGGTGGGCTATCTTTACGGTCCGCGTATGGATAGTATAGAAGTGTTTAATTTTAATGGTCTTACGCACTTAAACTATGCTTTTGCCAATGTGCTTCCCGATGGTCGGGTGGTTTTAGAGAGCGCGGTTGACAGTCAGCGGCTTCGTCGCGTGTTGGCTGCTCGAGGGGCTTCTAAGGTGTTGCTTTCGATAGGGGGGTGGTCCTGGTCGGATTACTTTTCGGATGCGGCGTTGACGGAACAGGCGCGGCGTCGCTTTGCCGAAAGTGCCGCTGCGTTGCTGGTGGCGTTTGGTCTAGATGGGTTGGACGTGGACTGGGAGTATCCGGGACAGGTGGGTGAGGGTAATGTTTATCGACCAGAAGACCGGGAAAACTTTACGCTTTTGTTGGCTGCTGTGCGGGCTGAGCTAGCGGCATTGGCTGAGGTGCATCGCAGGCCATATCTGCTGACGATTGCAGCCGGCGTGGATTCGACCTATTTGGCTCATGTCGAGATGGAGCAGGTGCATCCGCTACTGGACTTTATAAATTTGATGACCTACGACTTTCATGGAAGCTGGACGCCGCATACGGGTCATCATGCGAATCTTTATCCTTCTGCTTTAGATCCTGAGCAGTTTTCAGTGGATGCTGTCGTTCGGCGCTATCTTCGGGCTGGTGTTCCGGCCGAAAAGTTGGTCATTGGGGTGCCGTTTTACGGGAGAGGTTGGCAGGGGGTATGGCCGGAGCATCATGGGCGCTATCAGTCCTATGAAGCTGTAGTGGAAGCGCCTTTGTCGTTTGGGGTGTTGCAAGCCCGTTATATTGGCCGGGAGGGTTTTGTGCGGTATTGGGATGCGGAAGCGCGTGCGCCGTATTTATGGAATGCAAAGCTCCGGGTGTTTATTTCTTATGAGGATGCCCAGTCCTTGCAGGAGAAAGTGGCCTATGTGCGTGCGAGGCGTCTAGGTGGGGTGATGTTTTGGGAATACAGTGCCGATACTTGGGGCACATTGCGTCGGGTACTGGTTGCAACAGAACCGTTATTGCAATAAAAACTCCCTATGGCTGTTATAGCCATAGGGAGTTTGAAGTTGAGTTTATTCTGGAGTCCCCTCGGGTGCAGCTTCGGGTTTTTCTGAAGGTGCCGACGCCTCGGTTGCTGGACGTGCTTCAAAGATCAGCTCGCCGGGCTTAACCGATTCGTCGTAATGGATCAAGACGCGGTCACCTTCTTTGATCGTATTGCTGAGGATGGCTTCTGCCAGGGGGTCTTCTACATACTTTTGGATAGCTCGGCGCAGGGGCCGTGCGCCAAACTGCGGATCGTAGCCTTTATCGACCAGAAAGTCTCGGGCAGCTTGAGAAAACTCAACCTGAATGCCTAAGTCGCCTGCCCGTTTGAGCAAATCGGCAACCATCAGGTCGATGATCTGATAAATATGCTGTTTTTCCAGCGGTTGGAAGACGATCACGTCGTCGATGCGGTTGAGGAACTCGGGGTTGAAGACGCGCTTGAGGGCATCTTCAACGGTAGATTTCATGGCTTGGTAGTTAAAGGACTGCTCGCTTTGCGTAAAGCCGATGCCTTTGCCCAGGTTTTTGATTTCCCGAGCTCCAATATTTGAGGTCATGATGATGATGGTATTCCGAAAATCAACGCGCCGGCCCAGGCCGTCGGTCAGAATGCCATCGTCGAGCACCTGCAGGAGGATGTTAAACACGTCAGGGTGGGCTTTTTCGATTTCATCGAGCAGCACGACCGAGTAGGGTTTCCGGCGCACTTTTTCGGTAAGTTGTCCACCTTCCTCATAGCCTACGTAGCCAGGTGGAGCTCCAATAAGGCGGCTGACGGAAAATTTCTCCATGTACTCGCTCATGTCGATACGAATGAGCGCGTCTTCGGAGTCGAACAGGTAAGCTGTCAGCGCCTTGGCCAGCTCTGTCTTCCCTACGCCCGTAGGTCCCAGGAAGATGAAAGAGCCGATTGGTCGCTTAGGGTCTTTTAGGCCGGCACGCGTGCGTCGGATGGCCCGCGACAGCTTGGAGATGGCCTCGTCTTGGCCGATAACCCGGCTTTTGAGCGCTTCTTCCATGCGCAGCAGCTTTTTCTGCTCGGGCTCGGTGATCTTGTCGACGGGGATGCCCGTCATCATGGCCACGACTTCGGCGATGTCTTGGGCTGTGACCTCGTGCACTTCGTGCTGAATGCGCTCTTCCCAGATCCGCTTGGCTTCTTCTAGCTCTTCCAGCAGCTTCTTTTCACGGTCGCGTAGCCGGGCTGCTTCTTCAAAGCGCTGGCTTTTGACCACGCGATTTTTTTCTTCGCGCACGCGCTCAATTTCTTCTTCAAGTTCAACGATTTCCTTAGGTACGCGGATGTTTTTGAGGTGCACGCGGGCCCCGGCTTCGTCCATCACGTCGATGGCTTTGTCAGGCAAGAAACGATCGG contains:
- a CDS encoding AP2 domain-containing protein, with the protein product MSNTKGGRKARNVFRIDVRETHGWQVRIQRQNRSYSQFFSDSKYGSPEKAFEAAVAYRDRLLEELPPPIDPTLRLRTPEARQKALAAINRSGIVGVGFSMKMTRQGQRRPYVQGYWTDAEGRRHSTSRSIEAHGLEGALELVCRKLYEVQRPPKLSVEEMVRRALPALQRLYQQALQ
- a CDS encoding glycoside hydrolase family 18 protein, whose translation is MRFYWILGLSLYGLVSACHLNEPAYRVVGYLYGPRMDSIEVFNFNGLTHLNYAFANVLPDGRVVLESAVDSQRLRRVLAARGASKVLLSIGGWSWSDYFSDAALTEQARRRFAESAAALLVAFGLDGLDVDWEYPGQVGEGNVYRPEDRENFTLLLAAVRAELAALAEVHRRPYLLTIAAGVDSTYLAHVEMEQVHPLLDFINLMTYDFHGSWTPHTGHHANLYPSALDPEQFSVDAVVRRYLRAGVPAEKLVIGVPFYGRGWQGVWPEHHGRYQSYEAVVEAPLSFGVLQARYIGREGFVRYWDAEARAPYLWNAKLRVFISYEDAQSLQEKVAYVRARRLGGVMFWEYSADTWGTLRRVLVATEPLLQ
- a CDS encoding ATP-dependent Clp protease ATP-binding subunit, which codes for MEGNFSNRVRDVISYSREEAIRLGHDYIGTEHLLLGIIREGEGIAVQILRNLGCDLLKLKKAIEDAVRSTSGPATVVGNLPLTKQAEKVLKITYLEAKLYKSDVIGTEHLLLSLLRDEENIAAQILQQGFSITYDAVRAELDAILSGKASARTSGSRSSSGYGREYTKMEKSKTPVLDNFGRDLTKLAEEGKLDPVIGREREIERVAQVLSRRKKNNPVLIGDPGVGKTAIVEGLAMRIVQRKVSRVLYDKRIVSLDLAALVAGTKYRGQFEERMKAVMNELEKNPDVILFIDELHTIVGAGGASGSLDASNMFKPALARGEIQCIGATTLDEYRQYIEKDGALDRRFQKIMVDPSTPEETVEILRKIKDRYEEHHNVRYTDEAIEMCVKLSERYITDRFLPDKAIDVMDEAGARVHLKNIRVPKEIVELEEEIERVREEKNRVVKSQRFEEAARLRDREKKLLEELEEAKRIWEERIQHEVHEVTAQDIAEVVAMMTGIPVDKITEPEQKKLLRMEEALKSRVIGQDEAISKLSRAIRRTRAGLKDPKRPIGSFIFLGPTGVGKTELAKALTAYLFDSEDALIRIDMSEYMEKFSVSRLIGAPPGYVGYEEGGQLTEKVRRKPYSVVLLDEIEKAHPDVFNILLQVLDDGILTDGLGRRVDFRNTIIIMTSNIGAREIKNLGKGIGFTQSEQSFNYQAMKSTVEDALKRVFNPEFLNRIDDVIVFQPLEKQHIYQIIDLMVADLLKRAGDLGIQVEFSQAARDFLVDKGYDPQFGARPLRRAIQKYVEDPLAEAILSNTIKEGDRVLIHYDESVKPGELIFEARPATEASAPSEKPEAAPEGTPE